The genomic segment aaattcttaaaaaaaataaaggcacttCAAATATACacttatagggacttccctggtggcgcagtagttaagaatccgcctgccaatgcagggaacacaagttcgatccctggtccgggaagatcccacatgctgcagatcaactaagcctgtgcgccacaactactgagcctgtgctctagaacccgtgagccacaactgctgaagcctgcacgcctacagcccatactccacaacaagaaaagccactgaaacgacaagcccacgcaccacaacgagcaatagcccctgctcgccgcaactggagaaagcttgtgcacaacaacgaagacccaatgcagccaaaaataaaattaaaataaataaaaattgaaaatatatatacatacacatatatgtatgtgtatacgtatgtatatgcacatatatacataaaacttcTTTCTTGCAGTGAATAAATCGGAATACATTGGCGTTTAGCTGTGGGCAGGTCTCCCGGGCTGTTACTGGGAGCCAGGGTCTGATCTTCGGGCTGAGCTGAGGGGCACCACTGGACCCGCCAGGCTGAGGCCCACACGGGGGCCCTGTGGAGATGCCCATGAGGTCTGCCCCCTGACAGCCCCACCCACGTCATGCCTGCACAGAGCGAGGCCAAGAATCTGGGCTCAAGAAGGATCCTTTGCATCTCAACAAGCAGAGGCTGTCTTAAGCCCTAAACTATGACTCCTCACATGATCCGATCGTGACTGCAAAGTCCCGGTGGGGCTCACAGCTCACAGAGCAGCCGGGGGCACAGGCAGCACCAGCCCTGGTGTCCCAGCCAGAGAGGCCAGCGGGGGACCAGCACACCTTTCCTGgtggaggatggaggagggggaaaggagccCGCTGCTGTCCCAGGTAAGCCGTGCCTGGAGGCCTGCTGGGGTTGGAGATGTCCCCGGCTGGGTTCTCCCCACCCGGGCCCCCCAGAGCCATGTTGTGTGCTGGGGCTAGCCAGCAGGTGGGTGCTCAGGAGGGGCTGCTAAGATTGGGGTGGGGCTTCATTAATCAGGTGCCTTAACCTCCCCCAGCGCCCTGTTCAGACTCTGAAAGGTGACCTGCCCTTGCCCTTGTGTTTGACACGGCATGGGGTGTGTCCACACCCCAAGGAAAGCGCACACCCAGGGGATGGTGCCCACCAGGGCCATCAGGCCACCCTCACATTTTCCCTGTCCCCCACCCACCTGCGACCTGCCCCGCCTTCTCACCTCCCTGTTGCCCCCTCCTCGAGGCTGCCATCCGCTCAGCCTGGTATGGCCCCTGCACAGGAGATCCGGCAGGCCTCCCCGTGGATCTGGCGGGTCGGGGGGTGGGCTCTGGCTCAGGGTGCAGACAGGGCTGAAGGCCAAGCCGGCAGCCTGGCCTTTTGCTCTTACTGACTTGTTGAGTTCTGGGGGGTGCTGATCAATAACCCTCCTTTCCTGTGCTCTGATGCGGTCAGGCAGGTGGGGAGTGAAGGGCCAGCTTCTTCCTGGTAAACTGGGAGccctgcccaggcctggggccTTAGCTTCCTCATTCTTCCCCCACAACCAAACTCAAgggcctgctgcccctccccctgcagagAGGGGGCAGAAGCCCTCCCATACCTGCCTGCCAGTGGAGGGGCTGCAGAGGCAGGCATATCTGAAGTGGAGACTGTCCATCAAGGGGCCAAATGGAACTGGCTTTGCAGCTTCTCCCAACCTCATGATCAGTGAGCCAGCCCTCTGTTGGGGAGCCaagaggagggtggggggaacCGAGAGAGGGGGTGACCCCCCAACCGTCAGCACCCTGTTAATTTTCTCTGTGGTAAGGCCAGGGCCCCCAAGCTTGGCTGAGTGTCCCGCTGGAGGGCAAGGTGGGGTCCTCGGGAGGCCCTGCACCCCACAGAGCCCCGGTCTcctggcctctcctctccctgcccccagagcCCCTCACCGTCCCCTCTGCTGCTCGGCCAAGCAGAACAAGCCTTAAGGCCCCCATGTCCCTGGCCTTCTAGGGTCTTTGTGCACCCCTTCCGCCTTCACCTTCCAACTTCACCTTCCAGCTTCCTCCCCCCTGCAGGCTCTGACCCTGCTCCCAGCTGAGCGTCACAGGGTCTGAGTGAAGAGGGTTGCCCTGGTGAgacctccctcttcttcctccctctgcaggaTGCTGGGGATCAGGAACCACCCCTCGCCAGAAGCAGCCCCCTCACTTCAAGCCACCCAGGGCCAGCACCCTGGGAGGACCAGGCCCGGAGGGCAGGCCCTGGGGGGGTCCTGGCCTGCTGCTTCCCCTGGGGAAGCAGCTTCCTCAAGTGCCTGATCTTCCTGTCCAACTTTGTCTTCTCTCTGCTCAGTCTGCTGGCCCTGGCCATCGGACTCTGGGGCCTGGCCGTCAAGGGGTCTCTGGGGAGTAGTTGGGGGGGCCCCCTGCCCGCAGACCCCATGCTGGGGCTGGTGCTGGGCGGACTGGCGTTCAGTGCGGTGAGCCTGGCAGGCTGCCTGGGCGCCCTCTGCGAGAACGCCTTTCTGCTGCGCTGCTTCTCTGGGGGCATCCTTGCCTTTCTGGTGCTGGAGGCCGTGGCAGGGGCCCTGGTGGTGGCCTTCTGGGGCCAGTTACAGGATGACCTGGAGCACGTCCTACGCATGGCCATCACCCACTACCAAGACGACCCAGACCTGTGCTTCCTCATTGACCAAGTTCAGCTCGGGCTGCAGTGCTGCGGGGTGGCCTCCTACCAGGACTGGCAGCGGAACCTGTGAGTCCTAGAGCCTGAAAGGGCGGAGGGCAGCCCCATGGTGGCCGGCAGGGTCCCTGGGGCTGGAGCGGAGGCAGGCCACACACACGCTCACATGCACATACTCACCTATACACAAACTCACCTGTATAGGCTCCTCACCTGTACACATATGTGCGCACACGCTCATGTGGGCACACTTGCGCATGTACACACTCAGGCCCAGCCAGGGCCACGTGGTCATGCAGGGATGTTAATAGAGAAGCTCAGCCAGTAGAGCTAGAAAGTCacttttgggggttgtttttttttctttttcagtaaggaCATCGTACATCTCAATGTCAATTGAAAATAACTTTTAGTTTAATTCAGGACATCATTTTGGACTATGACTCCACAGTTCTccctccactgtgtgtgtgtgtgtgtgtgtgtttgtgtgtgtgtgtgtacatgggtGTGTTTAGAGCCATATGGAGACTCTTGAAAACCAGCCATTTGTACCCAACAGTCCCTGCGACATGCTGGGCCCTTCTTCCCGGGCACCTTAGAAGCACCCATCTGGATTGTTCTCATTTGGTGGCCAAGTGTGACTTTGGGTCGGTGGCAGCCCTTTCTGGTGTTGTGATGCCACCCAGCCTGCCGACCTCCAAGCCCCTGCCTTACTGAAGCCCATTCTTCAAGGAGATGAGACTGTGCCTGTGAGGGAGGGCGAAGGGTGAGCCTACTGGTCACAGGGCCCTGGATGCCAGTCAAAGGCCAAGGGCACCTGAGGGCTGCCTGAAGTGAGTGACAAGAGCAACACTCTCTCGAGGCCCTGCGAGCTCCTCCCAAGCCTCCCATCCCTTGTTGCTGCCCAGTGTGGCCCCTCATGCCCCCACCACGACCCGGTGACCACTACAGAAGCCTCTACCAGTCCTCAACCCACCTTCTCCCACTCCAGCTCTGCTGCTCAGACCAACTCAGCAGCATCTGTGGAGTGAGGCCGTCTTACTTCCAGCCCCCATCAAACCCTTGCCTCCCTTCAACTGTCTTACGCAGTGTGTGCCTTCTAACCAAGCTTGTACAGAGGCCTATGTAGTGCTGGGATGAATTATAGAGAGCTGGGTatcgtgtgtgtgtctgtgtgtgcacaagtgtgtgtgcgtgtgcatgtgtgtgtgtacatgcctgccagtgtgcatgtgtgtgtgcattcttGCCTGTGTGCTTGCATGCATGCGCATGTGCATGCCTGCGTGCCTATGTGTGTGTGGCTATGGAAGTTTGAAGGCGGGTAGGAGACATTCCACACAGCGCTGGGGTCCAAGACCAGGGGCCCTGGCCTCCAGATTGATGCTCCCATGTGCCCTTGCAGGTACTTTAACTGCAGCTCCCCTGGGGTCCAGGCCTGCAGCCTTCCTGCCTCCTGCTGTATCGACCCCTGGGAAGATGGAGCCTCAGTCAATGACCAGTGTGGCTTCGGGGCCCTGGGCCTGGATGAGGACGCGGCCCAGAGGGTGGTGCACCTGGAGGGCTGCAGCCCCCCACTCCTCCAGTGGCTGCGCAGCAACATCTGGGCTGCAGGTGGCTACGCCATCGTTGTCGTGGTGGTCCAGGGGGCAGAGCTCCTGCTGGCCATCCAGCTGGTGAGGGCCCTGGCTGTCCACAAGAGGGCAGCAGAGAGTGAGGGCTTGTCCACAGGACCCCCAGACGCAGTGCCCTCCCCTCTGCCAAACTGGTCCCGGGCTGACTGGCAGGTGAGACGAAAGACCAGGGCACCCGGATGGGGTCTGGGGCTgcaggcctcccctcccctcccagggaagGTGTCAGAATAACCCGCCTTGGTGCTTGTGGACACGCACCTTGGGCCCCCAGGCCTCCTCCAcctgctggcctctgcctccccagGGTCCCCTTTCCCCCACACTGCCCATTTGCTTGTAAACGCTGCCATGGTCCGAGTGTAAGCTGACCCCAACGACTGCCTGGCCAGCGTCTGCCTCCCACAGAGGGTGCAGGCAAAGCCTGGCTGGCAGGGAGAGTGGGGGGCGAGCGAGACTGGATGAAATCCTGCCACTGAGCCCCAACTCAGACCCTCACCCCAACCTTCACTTCCGATCTCCACATCTGACCACTTTTGACTCTCACCACTGACCCCCCCCACTTCCAACACCTCCAAGCCCAGTCTATGAGTCCCCACGTCCTCACCATAGCCTGGCTCCTGCTCTCCTCTGGGGCCACCTCCCCCTTTCTTGTCCATTGTGGTGGTTGAGGATGAGGCCCAGGCCTCTCCCTCCAGagtgctttttttgggggggggcggtaagttttattgagatgtatcACTCATACAGTAAATTGCACCAACCTTAAGTGGGCAGCCTGAGGGTTCTTACTTATCCACACACCTGTGGACCCACTACCAGGTCTAGATCCAGCCCCAGCAGGGTCCTTCATCTCCTCCTCGAGGTCACCCCTGTTGGAACTGTGTCGCCTTTGGTTAGCGTGGCTTTTTCTGGCCTTCACATAAATACGATCACAGGGGCCCCCTTCCTGAGAGTCACTCTCTGGTCACTGCTGTGTGAACGGACCCCCCGACGTCCGTGTGGATAGGCACTTGGGCAGCTTCCCGAAGATGACTGCCACTGGGGGCAGTTTCCCGCAGGTTTGTGTGTGGCAGCGTGCCCTGCTTCTCCTGGGTGTGGTGTCAGGAGCGGAATTGCAGGGTTACTGGTAGGCTTTAGTGGACAGTAAGGTTACTGTCCAGCTTTAGTGGACAGTAAGGATGGGCTGGCTGGGCCCAATCTCCCTgcacctgtttcctcacctgtggggAGCAGATAGGTGTTCCCTCCCCCTGACCTGAGCTCTGGCCCCCGGAGTACGTGGGGCTGCCTGCCTTGCCCCAGTCCAGCCATCAAGAGGTTGGCTCAGTGCCCGATGTGCTTCCTTCCCTCAGCCTGGCCAGGCCCCTGCCATCCCTGCCACCAATGCCCACATCCGTCCACTCTTGCTGAAGAGACTCCACCCTTGGGCCCTGCCCCCACTGACAACACATCCCAGACAAGTGGTGGGGGACACGCTAATTTTATTTGA from the Delphinus delphis chromosome 19, mDelDel1.2, whole genome shotgun sequence genome contains:
- the TSPAN10 gene encoding tetraspanin-10: MEEGERSPLLSQDAGDQEPPLARSSPLTSSHPGPAPWEDQARRAGPGGVLACCFPWGSSFLKCLIFLSNFVFSLLSLLALAIGLWGLAVKGSLGSSWGGPLPADPMLGLVLGGLAFSAVSLAGCLGALCENAFLLRCFSGGILAFLVLEAVAGALVVAFWGQLQDDLEHVLRMAITHYQDDPDLCFLIDQVQLGLQCCGVASYQDWQRNLYFNCSSPGVQACSLPASCCIDPWEDGASVNDQCGFGALGLDEDAAQRVVHLEGCSPPLLQWLRSNIWAAGGYAIVVVVVQGAELLLAIQLVRALAVHKRAAESEGLSTGPPDAVPSPLPNWSRADWQVRRKTRAPGWGLGLQASPPLPGKVSE